A region of the Hydra vulgaris chromosome 12, alternate assembly HydraT2T_AEP genome:
AgagtttatacaaaaaaaatttataataacaaaaacacagCATAACAAccgatttcttttttctaaaaattttcttttcttttcttgatGACTCTTTTtccattatatatttaatttttaccaattaatttttttggttttaatcttttttttccaattattaCAATAAAGACAAATACCAcaatcattttcatttttttgacaCTACAATCCACTTTTATTTGGTCAAATTATTTGACTTCAATACTTTTTCTTGCTTGTAATGTCAGTGTTTATATGTAAGTTACATAATGtaatagtacaaaaaattacTGCTCACTAGACAAacataaatttatctttttttgttaaaaatttcaaatagagTATTAATATCCAATTGTcatctttaatatataagttaatgtAGTCTGCCGAACTTTTTCTAAACCTTCAAAAAGTGTTTAATGGTTTCAGGACAAAGTTTTATTAgagttatgtaataaataaaaaaaatcagtttccTCAAAACTAAGGTTGAAgcaaaacatgaaaacaaattCTCATTAGAGTTCATATATTGACATCAAACATGTAAGCTAGTTTTGCAATCagtacaaattttcttttttaaaaactttaatgtttaacTCTTTGTAATTAacatataaatcaatttataaataaagttcttcGCCGGTAGTCTCGTGCAACTGCATATCAACTGCATATAAACTTTGTGTTTGAGTATGCTTTAAAGCCAAGGACATTATATTTTACGAGAAACACATTTATAGATCTTTTCGAATTAACTTTAACACatattttttcttacatttctttaaattaacaacataaaatccCCACCACCAAGATAAACTTTATTGACATTTTGAGATTTTTGCGAGTGAAAATTCCCTTGTATTTTGATACCTTTAAATGCTCTGAAgagaactaaaataaaattaatttccttTGTTGATAGTAACACAAGACtagtattaataaactttttttttcattactttgaagtttatttcaaattcttttcatagttaaaatcaaaacattcttgttttgattttaactatGTTTTTCAACAAAAGCGCACTTGCCTCTCTTTTAAAATCAGCGAATCAGATTCTGCCTATTCTGAGCCTGTAtagggtaattccatgtcaaaaCAACAAGTCGAAATAACCCACCATCTCAGAAATACTTGATTTTTGGCACAAATGCAGTTaataaccaaaaataatttggagccaatttcattattttaagaGTTATGGGTCTTTGAAGTTtgagattttttacattttttaattctccGCGCTCTTAGCAACGTCTATAGCAACACTAAAATGTTTAAGTATACACAGTTACATTAACCATacgtttacaaaatttaataggtatagaaacttttgaagaaagaaatcaaaaatcattacttaaagttattagatcttatatttgatgaaaaacttTGAAATGCAAACCgggtttttaacaataatttttcagtAAGCATATCTAGTTTAAGATTAACTGCAGAAAAGGTATTGATCtattcattttaaatctttacaataatagttaatatataaatacctgTAAGAGGCATAAATTATTTCACTGTTTTTTTATGCacatatctattttattattgttttatttttgcatttttatttaccatTTTGGTTATAATCTCCATATAGagattataactaaaataatttctcaccaaaaaatattaatttctcacatgagtattattaataatactcaAATGTTAAAACCAATTGCTccatttaattaattaaacaagaaaccagaaagtcatttttttttcaaactaaataaGTGTAATCATAGCAATGATTACACttgtttagtttaaaataaaaatgaatttctggTTTCTTCTTTGATTAGTTAGATGGAGCAATTGGTTCTAACATTTGAGTTTTGATTATAATGCTTATGtgagaaattattatttatttaatgttggttttagaaaaataaaatattgaaattaaatatttttataatggcTGGAACATCACAATGCTCAGTTggattgattttaaaatcaaattgtcaCAAGTTAATGTTTACAAACCACATtggaataaacttttttcaagatTTAGCTCCAGATAAGCAAAATTTAGTTGCGCTGAGGTCTGGTGTTTCTCCTGTTTTGATTATTGACTTATGTTTTCATCATCAGAAGTTCTATCTTGAGAAGTTCCCTGTGTTTCAGAATAAATGCTGTGATCCGCTGTTAGTTCATAAAAGACTGTGCAAAGGTTAGTAAAActtgtcataaatttttttataaatgttacttTGTcacaattttatgtttattaatacTAGGcacattttatttgattaagttatattttttaatttagcatcTCTCAGAGAAATCATGTTAAAAACCATAGCTTTAAACAACAGGTTCAATATTGTACCTGGTCAAAAAACCTGTACAAATTGCTTAGTCAAATTAAAAGCTCCCACTGAAATTAATACTGATAACATTGATATTGCTGATGATTACACAAATGaaagtataaataaagaaaacgtATTTAACGTTCAACAAGAagctgatataaataaaaacagacaaGAACTTTCTGATTGTCTCAGTATAATTGGTGTGTCACCAGTCAAGCTTCACAGAAAGCCATTTGTGAATCGTATGAGtatttggagaaaaaaaattaaaactattacaaCAATTTTCAAAGCAAAGTtatcaagttctttaaaaattccattgacagaagttgaagtttttaatgaatatattcttgatttaaaaaaaaaagttgttcagttcaaaatattgttagttttgataaaaagataaacttgaaaaatgctGTTCATTTAGGGATAAAATTCAAGTATTGACTTTGTGCCCACAAGAATGGTCAATTAAACAGCTAGTGAGTATTTTGGTGTTTCAAAgtatctaataataaaatttagttcttTAGCAAAGAAGGAAGGAGTTCTTGCAGTTGCACAAACTAAGCGAGGTAATATGCTGCCTGatcaaataaatactttagtgaaaaaattttatgaagatgGTGAAAACTCTCGCCAGATGCCTGGTCAAAAGGACTTTGTAAGTGTTAGGTGGAAAGTCCATATGCAAAAGCGACTACTTTTATCAAGCTTAAGAGAGTTATTTGTCTCATTTAAAATTCTATATCCACATGTAAAGTTAGgtttttccaagttttgtgTTTTAAGACCTAAATGGTGTGTTTTGCCAAACTCATCAGGAACCCATTCTGTGTGCGTTTGTATCTACCATCAAAACATAAAGTTAATTCTCCTACCCATTAAAATTGATTACCAtgaactataaaaatttattgtttgtgaTATGCAAAACAAAGAATGCATGTTAAATCGATGTACGCAATGTCCAAAAAATCCAtctaaattagaagaaaagctATTCGAACTAATAGGGCAGTTTGAGGAAGAAGATACTATCGAATTTAACCAATGGGTTACTACTGATAGATCAGATTTAGTTATACAGCTTGTAAGCATACCAGATTATGTAAATATGGTGATGGAAAAACTAGTCAAGCTAACAGCCCATTCATATATTTCTAAATGCcaatctaaatatttaaaatatcttaaacaagAACTGCCATCAAATAGTGCAATAATTCTAGGAAATTTTGcagaaaactatagttttgtTGTGCAAGATGAAGTACAAGGTTTCCATTGGAATAATCTTCAGTGCACACTTCATCCAGTAGTTGTGTACTATAAAGAAAATCAAGTGTTGCATTTTCATATTGCATTATATCAGATGATAACAATCATGATGTACCAATGGTTTACAAGGtacaaaaatcaattatcaATAATCTGAAAAAGATTCCAGCATTGTAAATGTGATCTACTTTTCTGATGGCTGTTCATCTCAGTATAAAAactgcaaaacatttttaatttatgtcagCATAAATCAGACTTAGGAATAGATGCACAATGGGTTTTCTTTGCAACCAGCCATGGAAAGCAGCCTTGTGATGGTATAGCCATGGAAAGCAGCCTTGTGATGGTATACAGTTAAACGGCTTGTAGCTAATGCTAGTTTGCAGCGTATTTCTACAAATCTAATATTGAACTCACGTGATATGTTTACATATTGCACTAACAACATCAAAGGTATAAGCTTTATTTCAAGTGAAAGTTTGGTTGAAACAAGATTATTACAATCTGAAcgatttaaaaatgtaaaaataataccGGGAACAAAAGTCAAAATGAAGTTAAGATATTTCAGTGATGATACTATGCCTAGTTTGActtacatgtttaaaaattgtgagATGCAAGGTGATGTTCAAAGTTGATgtggaatttaaatttatgtactAACATGGCCCTTGAATCTTGAAAGATATTTGCGTGCttctttttatcaattattactTAGAATTGACAGTTTGTGTATGTCTATGATATGTAGATGACaatatatttcatttgttaaaaaagaattacttagttttgttttgttttacagttcaaagaaaaacaaaaaaaaatttatagttcacttatttgtataaagatttgtcaattaataaaaacacGGAATTCAAAGAGTTAATgcgttttgatatttaaaattgagtttatttatgtacatgcATGTCATGGATATTGCAGTTTTACACTTAAGTGAAaataccttttatttttttgactagCTCTGAGTGAATATacctgtttttaatatttaaatatttttaattgagttcATTAAATATGCATATTGTAGTTTTACACATAAGTGAGAACTCTTACTTTCTGGTTGTGCCTAAACATAAATACCAATCAATCTTCTGTCTCAATCTCTATATActttcaatcaaaaataaaaattaaattttttagataagtcaaaaaaacagctcagattttttttttttatatatttatatatactttaagaGTATGAAATTTGGAAATATATAGATCATAACCTTTTCTGTAATTCTTCTTAAAGTAagcatgtttaatttttttaaaaacgctaATTTACtcttattgatttattaataaatataaaaagttattatttcttaGTATAATTTTATGGTTTAGCATCTAATAGTATGtggaaaatttcaaattatgaaataatataGTTAAGGTAACAACGTATGTATCGACATTTACTTGTTACTAAGGACGTTGCTAGGGAAGCGtgataagtaaaaaatgttattaagttTTGAATTCCAAACTAGCATAACTTCTAAAAAATTCcgatttgtttaaaacaactttggGGAATTCGTTTTAGCGTTATTAAGTATCTTTGTTGCAAAAATTAAGTCATTTAGAGATTTAGAGTgggttatttttttgaatttttgttgttgttttgacaCGGATTACCCTATAGGGTTTCAAAATCTGAAAACCGGATTTACGCAAACCATAAgtgcttcattttttaaaataatgttttctgATCAAGTcactaaatttttcaaataatcgaaccataacttttaattgaattgCAAATTAACGCGACGATTTTTATAAAccgactttttttattttgagagcCAAGTTTTCCATTTATCTCGataagaattgttttgcttaacaattacatttttttatcccaggaattacatttttacgctcatcaagtttttttttaatttttcttttacgcTTAAGAAAACGCAGAGGTAAAtaaattgaacaatattttaCGAAAACACaagtacaaaaacaaaatttgcaaaattattatACCAAATGACATTAAATAACTTTCTGAGCTAGTGACAGCTGAATATTTCAAACTCGTATTTAAATTATAGTGAGtgaattattatatagtttaaatatgCCGGGGTTAATACTATTTAATCGCAGGTGGATGTTAGGTAGTGATGATTTGGTTATTCCGTTTGGCTTATCTTTTATCATTAGAGGCATTGGGTAAGTCTGCTAATCTTTTATTTACTCTTTATTTACGCACTTACATTATTGCAGgtgttttgttttctaatattttgcattttttttgtttgtttgttttagatttttaattatgGTATGTTTTTTTGCTGCTGACTATGTTATTCGCGAAGAgcgattttgtttaaaaaccttaaaaagatattcgttggtttacatttttaccttatttttttCGTCATTGACTGATTTAGTTATTGCTTTTGTTAGTAGTAGAGGCACGATTTATGAAGATGTAAAAAGAAAACCGATATCTAAGCTGTTGTATCTTCGTTCtctgattttgatttttgagaTCTGTTCTGCTTGCTTTGGTTGTTATTACATTGTTACCTTAAAATGTCAAAGTGAAATAAGACCAAATAAATTGTTACCTATTATTGCTTGTTGTTGTAACTTTTTACAAGtagttgtttgttttataataataataataggaTTTGATTCTGCTGGAAATCTTTGGTATAAACTAgaacagaaaaataaatataactcaaTAGAAGTGCTGAAATGTAAACaagaaatttcagaaaaatatcGAAAAGATTGGCTGCAacattgcaaactttttttttgttgcacaAAAAAAGAAGTGTCAAAAGATAATGTTTTGAGATTTGCTGCCAAACTTTTTGCTGATTATTTTCGAAGTTATGCAGATCTTGTACCGACTGATATTCTTGCTGGTCTAATATTGTTGAGAGAAAAGCAAAAGTATGAAGAAAACGTGGTTGTTGAGAATgagtcaaaaaaaataaaacccattCGTGAACAAGTAatgtatttaagtttattattattattaattttatttgattgtcaATCTTAGGAagacattttaataaagttttagtcattaagaaaataaaaatcagtttatttaaaaaatttaaataagttgattttaattaaaaaacagaagaaaaTAGGGAGAGatcaatttgttatttatactttaaattattaattatattaaatttgcttttataaatatacGGGGCAAATCCTCCAGccagaaaaaagttaaagaaaaattaatttaaaataaaagttgtaattagTTTGTgacttggcttttagtaaatgattttaattttaagttataataatattactaaataaatttttaacgatagacacaaCTTGCGGTATAATTAAAGACATAAAACTTG
Encoded here:
- the LOC136088834 gene encoding ARL14 effector protein-like codes for the protein MAGTSQCSVGLILKSNCHKLMFTNHIGINFFQDLAPDKQNLVALRSGVSPVLIIDLCFHHQKFYLEKFPVFQNKCCDPLLVHKRLCKASLREIMLKTIALNNRFNIVPGQKTCTNCLVKLKAPTEINTDNIDIADDYTNESINKENVFNVQQEADINKNRQELSDCLSIIGVSPVKLHRKPFVNRMSIWRKKIKTITTIFKAKLSSSLKIPLTEVEVFNEYILDLKKKVVQFKILLVLIKR